The following are from one region of the Mixophyes fleayi isolate aMixFle1 chromosome 7, aMixFle1.hap1, whole genome shotgun sequence genome:
- the NXPH2 gene encoding neurexophilin-2: MELHFFSILLVKCLLHLILCDKELIRATDALKWEDKDASENFVSNVAHARLHSPLRLFVKQSALQRQAQLSYFDTTEHFWNWLSNITDNQESLVRTKRRPIVKTGKFKKMFGWGDFHSNIKTVKLNLLITGKIVDHGNGTFSVYFRHNSTGLGNVSVSLVPPSKVVEFETSPQSTQENKDSKSFNCRIEYEKTDRAKKTALCNFDPAKICYQEQTQSHVSWLCSKPFKVICIYIAFFSIDYKLVQKVCPDYNYHSEMPYLSSG; this comes from the coding sequence ATTTTGTGCGACAAAGAATTAATACGAGCTACAGACGCATTAAAGTGGGAAGACAAGGATGCCTCGGAAAACTTTGTGAGCAATGTGGCCCACGCCCGACTCCACAGCCCCCTCCGTCTGTTTGTCAAACAATCAGCTCTTCAAAGACAAGCTCAGCTCTCGTATTTCGATACCACGGAACACTTCTGGAATTGGCTCTCCAACATCACCGATAACCAAGAGTCGCTCGTACGGACTAAACGTCGGCCCATCGTAAAAACGGGTAAATTCAAAAAAATGTTTGGCTGGGGGGATTTTCATTCGAATATCAAAACTGTCAAGTTGAACCTGCTTATCACAGGCAAAATTGTTGACCACGGAAACGGGACATTCAGCGTTTACTTCCGCCATAATTCAACGGGACTTGGGAATGTTTCGGTGAGCCTGGTCCCACCTTCCAAAGTGGTGGAGTTTGAAACGTCTCCTCAGTCGACTCAAGAGAACAAGGACTCCAAGTCGTTTAACTGCAGGATTGAGTACGAGAAAACGGACAGGGCGAAGAAGACGGCGTTGTGCAACTTTGACCCCGCTAAGATCTGTTATCAAGAACAGACCCAGAGCCACGTTTCCTGGTTGTGTTCAAAACCCTTCAAAGTCATCTGCATTTATATCGCTTTTTTCAGCATAGACTACAAACTGGTGCAAAAAGTTTGTCCCGATTACAATTATCATAGTGAGATGCCCTATTTGTCCTCTGGTTGA
- the SPOPL gene encoding speckle-type POZ protein-like, whose protein sequence is MSRGSTPPPPVEMSSGPVAESWCYTQVKVVKFSYMWTINNFSFCREEMGEVLKSSTFSSGPNDKMKWCLRVNPKGLDDESKDYLSLYLLLVSCPKSEVRAKFKFSLLNAKREETKAMESQRAYRFVQGKDWGFKKFIRRDFLLDEANGLLPDDKLTLFCEVSVVQDSVNISGQSNTNNLKVPECRLAEDLGYLWETTRFTDCNLYVGGQEFKAHKSILAARSPVFSAMFEHEMEESKKNRVDIHDVDPEVFKEMMRFIYTGKAPNLDKMADNLLAAADKYALERLKVLCEEALCSNLSVENVADVLILADLHSAEQLKAQAIDFINRCSVLRQLGCKDGKNWNGNQATDIMETAGWKSMIQSHPHLVAEAFRALASAQCPQFGIPRKRLKQS, encoded by the exons gtCAAAGTAGTGAAATTCTCCTATATGTGGACCATAAATAACTTCAGTTTTTGCCGAGAAGAAATGGGAGAAGTTTTAAAAAGTTCTACTTTCTCATCAGGGCCAAATGATAAAATGAAATG GTGCTTGCGCGTTAACCCAAAAGGACTGGATGATGAGAGCAAAGACTATCTGTCCTTGTATTTACTCCTGGTCAGCTGTCCGAAAAGTGAAGTTCGAGCGAAGTTTAAATTTTCTCTGTTAAATGCTAAAAGGGAAGAAACAAAAGCCATGG AAAGTCAGAGAGCCTACCGGTTTGTCCAAGGCAAAGACTGGGGCTTTAAGAAGTTTATCCGGCGTGATTTTTTGCTTGACGAAGCAAATGGTCTTTTACCGGATGATAAACTGACGCTGTTCTGTGAG GTGAGTGTGGTTCAGGATTCTGTGAACATATCAGGCCAGTCCAATACAAACAATCTGAAAGTCCCAGAATGTCGCTTAGCAGAAGACTTGGGTTATCTCTGGGAAACCACCAGATTTACAGACTGCAACTTGTATGTAGGAGGTCAAGAATTTAAAGCTCATAAATCTATTCTTGCAG CTCGTTCCCCGGTGTTCAGTGCAATGTTTGAACATGAAATGGAAGAAAGTAAAAAG AATAGAGTAGACATTCACGATGTGGACCCTGAAGTATTTAAGGAAATGATGAGATTTATCTATACAGGAAAAGCCCCTAATCTAGACAAGATGGCTGATAACTTGTTAGCAGCAGCGGATAAA TATGCATTGGAACGGCTCAAAGTCCTGTGTGAAGAGGCTTTGTGTAGTAACCTGTCAGTGGAAAACGTTGCCGACGTCCTTATCCTAGCAGATTTGCACAGCGCAGAGCAGCTGAAAGCACAAGCAATAGACTTTATTAACAG aTGTAGTGTTCTCAGGCAACTGGGTTGCAAGGATGGGAAAAACTGGAATGGCAA TCAAGCAACAGACATAATGGAGACGGCTGGCTGGAAGTCCATGATCCAATCGCACCCACACCTAGTAGCAGAGGCCTTCCGAGCCCTCGCGTCCGCACAGTGTCCGCAGTTTGGAATTCCAAGGAAGAGGCTAAAACAGTCGTGA